A single region of the Raphanus sativus cultivar WK10039 chromosome 1, ASM80110v3, whole genome shotgun sequence genome encodes:
- the LOC108841934 gene encoding uncharacterized protein LOC108841934: protein MAASSIPPSTAATSVVRKSLFLSTTFSSFPASSLPPAVKLPQKHIHRRLLLASSSLSAAVPSDSKPAAKKETVYFDGGAHYGDLLANLVLGLTILWLPLTLAAVSRAFNLRYRFTNLRVTVISGLTGEERSDFSYKVIKDVQVVPRFIGEWGDIIITLRDGTKVDLRSVPKFREIAKYCLSMADQPAVVKESGAKGF, encoded by the coding sequence ATGGCTGCTTCCTCAATCCCGCCGTCAACCGCCGCAACCTCCGTCGTTCGCAAATCGCTCTTCCTCTCCACCACCTTCTCCTCCTTCCCCGCTTCTTCCTTGCCTCCCGCCGTTAAATTACCGCAAAAACACATTCACAGAAGACTTCTCCTAGCTTCCTCCTCCTTATCCGCCGCCGTTCCTTCCGATTCCAAACCGGCGGCGAAGAAAGAAACTGTCTATTTCGACGGCGGAGCTCACTACGGGGATCTACTGGCCAACCTCGTATTAGGCCTAACCATCCTGTGGCTCCCACTGACGCTAGCCGCCGTGTCTCGAGCGTTTAACCTCCGTTACAGGTTCACCAACCTCCGCGTGACGGTGATATCGGGGCTCACAGGAGAAGAACGGAGCGATTTCTCGTACAAGGTGATCAAGGACGTCCAGGTTGTGCCGAGGTTCATCGGAGAGTGGGGTGACATCATCATCACGTTGAGAGACGGGACGAAGGTGGACCTGAGAAGCGTTCCTAAGTTCAGAGAGATTGCTAAGTACTGCTTGTCCATGGCTGATCAACCTGCCGTTGTCAAAGAATCTGGTGCCAAAGGCTTCTGA
- the LOC108815311 gene encoding F-box/kelch-repeat protein SKIP11 — translation MVEDRTYLLARVFSSSRLSESKWLHMHPPEEQDSSVSNLRNAKRAFDDDNDDLRRQSKSLKLTGNEQQQQQSDNGSLINDIGRDNSITCLLRCSRSDYPSIASLNRSFRSLVKSGDIYRLRRQNTIVEHWVYFSCQLLEWVAFDPVERRWMNLPKMPSGVTFMCADKESLAVGTDLLVLGKDDDSSHVVYRYSLLTNSWSLGERMNSPRCLFGSASLGEVAIFAGGCDSFGKISDVAEMYNSELQTWTTLPKMNKPRKMCSGVFMDGKFYVIGGVGGGEEYDLATKKWTEIPEMSPPRSREMPASAEAPPLVAVVNNQLYAADHAGMEVRKYDKESKRWFTLGRLPERAGSVNGWGLAFRACGERLIVIGGPRSSGGGFIELNSWVPSNDGSPPVWTLLDRKHSSNFVYNCAVMGC, via the coding sequence atggtGGAAGATCGGACGTATCTGTTAGCGAGAGTTTTCTCATCTTCTCGTCTCTCAGAATCCAAGTGGCTCCACATGCATCCACCAGAAGAACAAGATTCCTCTGTATCTAACCTCAGAAACGCCAAAAGGGCTTTCGATGATGACAACGACGACCTCAGACGACAAAGCAAATCTCTCAAACTCACGGGAAAcgagcaacaacaacaacaatcagaTAACGGTTCGCTTATCAACGACATCGGCAGGGACAACTCGATCACCTGTCTGCTCCGCTGCTCCCGGTCCGATTACCCCTCGATCGCGTCCCTAAACCGGAGTTTCCGGTCTCTGGTCAAATCCGGAGACATATACAGACTCAGGAGACAGAACACGATAGTCGAGCACTGGGTTTACTTCTCCTGCCAGCTCTTGGAGTGGGTCGCTTTCGACCCCGTCGAGAGACGGTGGATGAACCTGCCGAAGATGCCTTCGGGTGTCACCTTCATGTGCGCGGACAAAGAGTCGCTCGCTGTCGGAACGGATCTGCTCGTCTTGGGCAAAGACGACGACTCTTCTCACGTCGTGTACAGATACAGTCTCTTGACTAACTCATGGTCTCTCGGTGAGAGGATGAACTCTCCGAGGTGTTTGTTCGGCTCAGCGAGTCTAGGAGAAGTTGCGATCTTCGCTGGTGGGTGTGACTCTTTTGGAAAGATCAGTGACGTTGCGGAGATGTATAACTCTGAGCTTCAGACGTGGACTACGCTTCCTAAGATGAACAAGCCGAGGAAGATGTGCTCTGGTGTCTTCATGGATGGGAAGTTCTATGTGATTGGAGGGGTCGGCGGCGGCGAGGAGTACGACTTAGCGACCAAGAAATGGACTGAGATACCGGAGATGTCTCCTCCGAGGAGTCGTGAGATGCCGGCGTCGGCGGAAGCGCCGCCTCTTGTCGCGGTTGTGAACAATCAGCTGTACGCGGCGGATCATGCTGGTATGGAAGTGAGGAAGTATGATAAAGAGAGTAAGAGATGGTTTACGTTAGGGAGGTTGCCTGAGAGAGCTGGTTCGGTTAACGGTTGGGGGTTAGCGTTTAGAGCTTGCGGGGAGAGGTTGATAGTGATCGGTGGACCTAGGAGTTCAGGTGGAGGGTTCATTGAGCTGAATTCTTGGGTTCCAAGTAATGATGGAAGCCCTCCTGTGTGGACATTGCTCGATAGGAAACATTCATCGAATTTTGTTTACAATTGCGCAGTGATGGGTTGCTGA